The Candidatus Paceibacterota bacterium genome window below encodes:
- a CDS encoding nucleotide sugar dehydrogenase: protein MELRNLIKEKKAKVAIVGMGYVGLPHAVLIAKTGFFVFGIDINKKRIESLKKGKSYIGDVKDKEIKEIIESKKFEPSDNFEPLKFSDVILICVPTPLDKNKIPDISYIEKSVFEIKKYLRKDCLVVLESTTYPGTTEEVVLPLLEETGLKAGKDFHLAFAPERIDPGNGMPLNEIPKVIGGITKECGEIASLFYSRFLKKTHVVSSTRAAEMAKILENTFRLVNISMINELSLLCSKMEIDIWEVIEAAKTKPYGFMPFYPSPKIGGHCISLDPFYLSFKAKEYNFWARFIELAGEINEQMPHFVITNIIYALNKSKKAVFGSKILIWGASYKKDIGDPRESGIYDIAWDLLRKGARIDYFDPYIEEIEIKNNEGKIKLKSIKYSDKKIGEYDLVLILADHSGFDYDSLAKKAKLIVDTRNAVKSRKYKNVFRI from the coding sequence ATGGAATTAAGAAATCTTATTAAGGAAAAAAAAGCCAAAGTTGCCATTGTCGGAATGGGATATGTCGGACTTCCTCATGCCGTTTTAATAGCAAAAACGGGTTTTTTTGTTTTTGGGATTGATATAAATAAAAAGAGGATTGAGAGTTTAAAGAAAGGAAAGTCATATATCGGAGACGTAAAAGACAAAGAAATTAAGGAGATTATAGAAAGCAAGAAATTTGAACCCTCTGATAATTTTGAACCTTTAAAATTTTCCGACGTTATCTTAATTTGTGTTCCCACTCCTCTTGATAAGAACAAAATCCCTGATATTTCATATATTGAGAAATCTGTTTTTGAAATAAAAAAGTATTTGAGAAAAGATTGTCTTGTTGTCCTTGAAAGCACTACTTATCCAGGGACAACAGAAGAAGTTGTTTTGCCCTTGCTTGAAGAAACGGGACTTAAGGCGGGAAAGGATTTTCATTTGGCCTTTGCTCCTGAAAGGATTGACCCGGGAAACGGAATGCCTCTTAATGAAATTCCAAAAGTGATAGGAGGAATTACAAAAGAGTGCGGGGAAATCGCTTCTCTTTTCTATAGCCGGTTTTTAAAGAAAACCCATGTTGTTTCTTCTACCAGGGCGGCCGAAATGGCAAAGATACTGGAGAATACTTTTCGTCTTGTCAATATTTCAATGATAAACGAACTTTCTCTTTTATGCTCCAAGATGGAAATAGATATCTGGGAGGTGATTGAAGCGGCAAAAACAAAACCCTACGGATTTATGCCTTTTTATCCTTCTCCTAAAATAGGAGGGCATTGTATTTCTCTTGATCCTTTTTATCTTTCATTTAAAGCGAAGGAGTACAATTTCTGGGCAAGGTTTATTGAACTTGCCGGAGAAATTAACGAGCAGATGCCTCATTTTGTGATAACAAATATCATTTATGCTTTAAATAAAAGCAAAAAAGCAGTTTTTGGTTCTAAGATATTAATCTGGGGAGCTTCGTATAAAAAAGACATAGGGGATCCGAGAGAGTCAGGAATTTACGATATTGCCTGGGATTTGCTAAGAAAAGGAGCAAGAATTGACTATTTTGATCCTTACATTGAAGAGATAGAAATTAAAAATAATGAGGGAAAAATAAAGTTAAAATCCATTAAGTATTCGGATAAGAAGATAGGAGAGTATGATCTTGTTTTAATTTTAGCCGATCATTCCGGCTTTGATTATGATTCTCTTGCAAAGAAAGCCAAATTGATAGTTGATACCAGAAATGCCGTAAAATCAAGGAAGTATAAGAATGTTTTTAGGATATAA
- a CDS encoding oligosaccharide flippase family protein — protein sequence MTIKEKTIKILRWSEKYTKTDMIYLAKGGFWLSFTTLIVSLMTFIKMIVFGRFLPQDVYGTYSYIIAVSGILALFSLPGIETAVIKSIAQKKDGTFYLGLKTRLKWGLIGSGLSLLLSIWYFVNQNSILGTSFLIVAFFLPSIGAFNLFYSFWHAKKKFETYAKYEILASIFIAIVIIPVVFLTNNVVTIILLLFLSQFIIYGIITRKTIKSAKNKEEDKKAISFGKDLTVMSTISFLSEYIDKIIIWKFLGPVQVAIYSFAQMPIYRIYGLIPISSLALPKLGERNIREIKKEIMKKFKKLFLASFSLTLFLILIAPLFYKILLPNYIESIPYFQAFSLIIALSPFGLIGSAIISEGKRKDLYILNTITPFLKIILFFALVPFYGIWGIITAILISRIAGGFLTLYFFNKI from the coding sequence ATGACAATAAAAGAAAAAACGATAAAAATACTCCGCTGGTCAGAGAAATATACAAAAACAGATATGATTTACCTTGCAAAGGGGGGCTTTTGGCTATCTTTTACAACACTGATAGTTTCCTTAATGACTTTTATAAAAATGATTGTTTTTGGAAGATTTCTCCCTCAGGACGTTTATGGAACATACAGCTATATCATTGCAGTAAGCGGAATACTGGCTCTTTTTTCCCTTCCCGGAATAGAAACAGCCGTTATTAAAAGCATTGCTCAAAAAAAAGACGGAACTTTTTATTTAGGACTAAAGACGCGCTTAAAGTGGGGACTTATAGGATCAGGGCTTTCCCTTCTTCTTTCTATTTGGTATTTCGTAAATCAAAATAGTATTTTAGGAACATCTTTTCTTATCGTGGCCTTTTTTCTGCCTTCTATCGGCGCCTTTAATCTTTTTTATTCTTTCTGGCACGCTAAAAAAAAGTTTGAAACATATGCAAAATATGAAATACTTGCCAGTATCTTTATTGCCATTGTCATTATTCCCGTGGTCTTTCTAACAAATAATGTCGTTACTATTATTCTTCTTCTTTTCCTTTCCCAATTTATTATTTACGGAATAATAACAAGAAAAACGATAAAAAGCGCAAAGAACAAAGAAGAGGACAAAAAAGCCATTTCATTCGGGAAAGACCTTACAGTAATGAGCACAATATCCTTTTTATCTGAATATATTGATAAAATAATAATTTGGAAATTTTTAGGACCAGTTCAAGTGGCAATATATTCTTTTGCTCAAATGCCCATTTACAGAATATATGGCCTTATTCCCATATCATCGCTTGCTCTTCCAAAGCTTGGAGAGAGGAATATAAGAGAAATAAAAAAGGAAATAATGAAGAAATTTAAAAAGCTCTTTTTAGCTTCATTTTCTCTTACTCTTTTTTTAATTCTTATCGCTCCCCTTTTTTACAAAATACTACTACCTAATTACATCGAATCTATTCCTTATTTTCAGGCATTTTCTTTAATTATCGCTCTTTCCCCTTTCGGCCTTATTGGTTCTGCTATTATAAGCGAAGGGAAAAGAAAAGACCTTTATATTTTAAACACAATAACTCCTTTTTTGAAAATTATTCTTTTCTTTGCCCTTGTTCCTTTTTACGGAATATGGGGGATTATAACAGCTATCTTAATTTCAAGAATAGCCGGAGGATTTTTGACTCTCTATTTTTTCAATAAGATATAA
- a CDS encoding peptidoglycan-binding domain-containing protein, translated as MLKTISRKKPKEREVRLLKKLLKKVGFKDIIIDESFDYETEKYIIEFQKKNKIKASGIIKDKTWGALMKEGLNIEYRQFYKLELGGRIQYYVLKIPRNDYKTDILKELFPNGKHKYIDLRNFDRDIKINATFFKDSYDKQGKMWVSPTGYIKIDGRFSNYGGFPLYQLCVDTGEIGLLEDKKNNMEEKCNNIISGTPLLVYKGKKSSSFETHIEEISKRNPRMSYGNNDKFHIIVVADGREKMIRRTGAYYSTIADFFIKEKAERAIGLDGGKSAQLWILNELISESWSQRSIAVGLGWNQITQNQP; from the coding sequence ATGTTAAAGACAATAAGCAGAAAAAAACCAAAAGAAAGAGAAGTAAGATTACTTAAAAAACTATTAAAAAAAGTTGGATTTAAAGATATTATAATAGACGAGTCGTTTGATTATGAAACAGAAAAATATATAATTGAATTCCAAAAAAAGAACAAAATAAAAGCAAGCGGAATAATAAAAGACAAAACATGGGGAGCTTTAATGAAAGAAGGGTTAAATATAGAATACAGGCAATTTTACAAATTGGAACTAGGAGGAAGAATCCAATATTATGTATTGAAAATCCCCAGAAACGATTATAAAACAGACATACTTAAAGAATTATTCCCAAACGGAAAACATAAATATATAGACCTTAGAAACTTTGACAGAGATATTAAAATAAACGCAACTTTTTTTAAAGATTCTTATGACAAGCAAGGTAAAATGTGGGTATCCCCGACAGGATATATTAAAATAGACGGAAGATTTTCAAATTATGGAGGATTTCCCCTTTATCAGTTATGTGTTGATACAGGAGAAATAGGACTCTTAGAAGATAAGAAAAACAACATGGAAGAAAAATGTAATAATATAATATCAGGAACGCCCCTTCTAGTATACAAAGGGAAAAAATCATCCTCGTTTGAAACCCATATTGAAGAAATTTCAAAGAGAAATCCCCGCATGTCTTACGGCAACAACGACAAATTCCATATCATAGTCGTTGCCGACGGAAGAGAAAAAATGATAAGAAGAACCGGAGCTTATTACAGCACAATAGCTGATTTTTTTATAAAAGAGAAAGCAGAAAGAGCCATTGGCCTTGATGGAGGAAAAAGCGCTCAATTGTGGATATTAAACGAGCTTATTTCCGAAAGCTGGAGCCAAAGAAGCATAGCTGTAGGATTGGGATGGAATCAAATTACGCAGAATCAGCCATAA
- a CDS encoding ABC transporter ATP-binding protein, translating into MLSFLKKLKEVLYPASGTKLFILFALMILGAFLELLGIGVIMIFVSAIADISILFDIKWLLPFLNFFNINNSRDVLVYGSVILAFTFVFKNAYLVSLRYIKARFVYNRYRNISNRLFSFYMNAPYYFHLQRNSADSIRNISIEAENLSTRVIMPIFQIIIDGAVTLAIVLMLFIIEPFITVIVLFLLLLISFLFLKAVRKYIIWHGKRAFEKRREIIQIVSEGMGGIKDILISGRKGWFIEKFRSNINDLSKASAFQQTITQSTRPVMESIAVLGMIFIAFLLLYFGRPIPSLISTLVLFAFSAYRLLPAINNLINEYMKVRHFSFIIDPIYNDLISSKEQESRQNKKEERMVFKEEIRIENVSYTYPKSTQEALKNVSFAVKKGEAVGIIGPTGCGKTTIADIILGLLEPTKGKIEVDKKNIRENIDGWQKNIGYVPQFIYLSDDTIYNNIAFGIDKEKIDKSRLLKAAKVACLDDFVKKLPKGLDTFIGERGIRLSGGQRQRIGIARAIYYNPEILVMDEATSSLDNITEKYVIEAIERLKEGRTVIIIAHRLTTVKNCDILYMFKEGRIVGSGTYKDLLERNSDFKLMADSA; encoded by the coding sequence ATGCTTTCTTTTCTAAAAAAACTAAAAGAAGTTCTTTATCCGGCAAGCGGGACAAAGCTTTTTATTCTTTTTGCTTTGATGATTTTAGGTGCTTTTTTAGAGCTTCTTGGAATCGGGGTAATTATGATTTTTGTTTCTGCAATTGCGGATATAAGTATTCTTTTTGATATTAAATGGCTTTTGCCTTTTTTGAATTTTTTTAACATTAATAATTCAAGGGATGTTCTTGTCTACGGTTCTGTTATTCTCGCATTTACTTTTGTTTTTAAGAATGCCTATCTTGTTTCTCTTAGATACATTAAAGCGCGTTTTGTTTATAACAGATATAGGAATATTTCAAACCGACTTTTCTCTTTTTATATGAATGCTCCTTATTATTTTCATCTTCAGAGAAATAGCGCTGATTCAATAAGGAATATATCGATTGAAGCTGAAAATCTTTCCACGCGCGTTATAATGCCCATTTTTCAGATTATAATAGACGGAGCCGTAACTTTGGCAATTGTTCTGATGCTTTTTATAATAGAGCCCTTTATAACAGTAATTGTCTTGTTTTTACTTTTGCTTATAAGCTTTCTTTTTTTAAAGGCGGTTAGGAAATATATAATTTGGCATGGAAAAAGGGCATTTGAAAAAAGAAGAGAAATTATTCAAATAGTAAGCGAGGGGATGGGAGGAATTAAAGATATTTTAATTTCTGGACGCAAGGGTTGGTTTATTGAAAAGTTCCGCTCAAATATCAACGATCTTTCAAAGGCATCCGCTTTTCAGCAGACGATAACGCAAAGTACAAGACCCGTTATGGAAAGCATTGCTGTTTTGGGAATGATTTTCATAGCATTTCTTCTTCTTTATTTTGGCCGTCCAATACCTTCTCTTATTTCAACTTTGGTTCTTTTTGCTTTTTCGGCTTACCGTTTGCTTCCGGCAATAAATAATCTTATTAATGAATATATGAAGGTTCGTCATTTCTCGTTCATAATCGATCCTATTTATAATGATCTGATCTCTTCAAAAGAGCAAGAATCAAGACAAAATAAAAAAGAAGAGAGGATGGTCTTTAAGGAAGAAATAAGAATTGAAAATGTAAGCTATACTTATCCAAAAAGCACTCAGGAGGCATTAAAAAATGTTTCTTTTGCCGTTAAAAAGGGAGAAGCAGTTGGAATTATAGGACCTACCGGTTGCGGCAAGACGACAATTGCCGATATTATTCTTGGATTATTAGAACCGACAAAAGGGAAAATTGAAGTTGATAAGAAAAATATTAGAGAGAATATAGACGGATGGCAAAAGAACATAGGATATGTTCCTCAGTTTATTTATCTTTCCGATGATACAATTTATAATAATATTGCTTTTGGAATTGATAAAGAAAAAATAGACAAAAGCCGCCTTTTAAAAGCGGCAAAAGTTGCTTGTCTTGATGATTTTGTTAAAAAATTGCCAAAGGGCCTTGATACTTTTATCGGAGAAAGAGGAATACGGCTAAGCGGAGGACAACGCCAAAGGATAGGCATTGCAAGGGCTATTTATTATAATCCGGAGATTTTAGTTATGGACGAAGCTACTTCTTCTTTAGATAATATTACCGAAAAATATGTTATTGAAGCAATTGAGCGCCTTAAAGAAGGAAGAACGGTTATAATAATAGCTCACCGTTTAACTACGGTTAAAAATTGCGACATTCTCTATATGTTTAAAGAAGGCAGAATAGTTGGAAGCGGAACTTATAAAGACCTTCTTGAAAGAAATAGCGATTTCAAGCTTATGGCTGATTCTGCGTAA
- a CDS encoding peptidoglycan-binding domain-containing protein, producing the protein MDKIFFKKIIISFLLSLTIGLSLPFSVFAFEDFFVDSSYDLYNRKEVETEHIIDIGNARFFIDKDYYLNASLNERVRIEKSISSLGEEFKNKIYPNLTSLFGKEPAFPDGKITVVFHQMPQGTGGYFNTGDQYSRYQYSRSNEKNILFLNVFHIHNPLLPSYLAHEFTHLITFNQKENIYGVSEEIWLNELRADYAVTYLGYDNNYKGSNLENRVNQFLKDTNASLTEWTNRSADYGIINLFAQYLVDHYGVEILAESLKSPYVGIEGINYALKNRGFRDDFSDIFTNWTIALFLNDCGFGEKYCYKKESLKNIRVLPQTTYLPQTRTAQIIISVSTKQWSGNWQRIVGGQGDLVLNFEGEENLKFKIPYLICKNGNSCSLLFLSLDESGKGKIDIKDFDDFTLTIIPSIQDKTKGFDGPEKTHYFSFDILTKEREIEENQQRAALLERIESLKQEVKRLEALIEANQGERENVSCSISNNLYFGIINSNEVSCLQEFLKSQGHDIYPEGLITGNFLSLTRNAVVRFQKKYASEILAPFDLISGTGFVGQMTRNKIENILKESY; encoded by the coding sequence ATGGATAAAATATTTTTTAAAAAGATTATAATCTCTTTTTTATTATCTTTGACAATAGGGCTTTCTTTGCCTTTTTCTGTTTTTGCTTTTGAAGATTTTTTTGTTGATTCGTCTTACGATCTTTATAACAGAAAAGAAGTGGAGACAGAGCATATAATAGATATTGGAAATGCCCGCTTTTTTATAGACAAAGATTATTATCTTAACGCTTCTTTAAATGAAAGGGTAAGAATAGAAAAAAGCATTTCTTCCTTAGGAGAAGAGTTTAAGAATAAAATATACCCCAATCTTACTTCTCTTTTTGGAAAAGAGCCTGCTTTTCCCGATGGAAAGATAACGGTTGTTTTTCATCAAATGCCTCAAGGCACGGGAGGATATTTCAATACGGGAGACCAATATTCAAGATATCAATATTCAAGATCAAATGAAAAAAATATTCTTTTTTTGAATGTTTTCCACATTCATAATCCTCTTCTCCCGTCTTATCTTGCACATGAATTTACTCATCTTATAACCTTCAATCAAAAAGAAAATATTTATGGAGTTAGTGAAGAAATTTGGCTTAATGAATTAAGGGCCGATTATGCAGTAACATATTTGGGCTATGACAATAATTACAAAGGGAGCAATCTTGAAAATAGGGTAAATCAATTTTTGAAAGATACCAATGCTTCTTTGACAGAATGGACAAATAGAAGCGCTGATTATGGAATAATCAACCTTTTTGCCCAGTATTTGGTTGACCATTACGGAGTTGAAATTTTAGCCGAATCCTTAAAATCTCCTTATGTTGGGATAGAAGGAATAAATTATGCTCTTAAGAATAGGGGATTTCGGGATGATTTTTCAGATATTTTTACCAATTGGACTATTGCTCTTTTTTTGAATGATTGCGGTTTTGGAGAAAAATATTGTTATAAAAAAGAAAGTTTGAAAAACATTAGAGTTTTGCCTCAGACAACATATCTTCCTCAGACAAGAACGGCTCAAATAATCATTTCTGTTTCCACAAAGCAGTGGTCGGGAAATTGGCAAAGAATTGTGGGAGGACAGGGTGACCTTGTTCTTAATTTTGAAGGAGAAGAGAATCTTAAATTCAAGATTCCTTATCTTATTTGTAAAAATGGCAATAGCTGTTCTCTTTTGTTCTTATCCCTTGACGAAAGCGGTAAAGGAAAGATTGACATTAAGGATTTTGATGATTTTACGTTAACGATTATTCCTTCAATTCAGGATAAGACAAAGGGATTTGACGGCCCCGAAAAAACCCACTATTTTTCTTTTGATATTTTAACAAAGGAAAGAGAAATTGAGGAAAACCAGCAAAGAGCAGCGCTTTTGGAAAGAATAGAATCTTTAAAACAGGAAGTAAAAAGATTAGAGGCGCTTATTGAAGCAAACCAAGGAGAAAGAGAAAATGTTTCTTGTTCTATATCAAATAATCTTTATTTTGGAATAATAAATTCAAATGAAGTTTCTTGTCTTCAAGAATTTTTAAAAAGCCAAGGCCATGACATTTATCCCGAAGGCCTTATTACCGGCAATTTTCTTTCCCTTACCAGAAATGCAGTCGTCCGCTTTCAGAAAAAATACGCTTCTGAGATTTTAGCTCCCTTTGATTTAATATCTGGAACGGGGTTTGTCGGTCAAATGACAAGAAACAAAATTGAGAATATTTTAAAAGAGAGTTACTGA
- a CDS encoding DUF5667 domain-containing protein has protein sequence MNEKEIIKNLKKLRKVRPEKDWVFSNKKELLGESLPYFPIMNVLRNISGNFFLVHKFASVFILIFASFAGMAVYAQNSLPGDAFYSVKKATEKAQFAFKTGDEVTLSFEVAQRRLDDLDRAVRTNSSKNLAPSINEFQATVSEAAKSIKVAEVKDIKAVSKNVEKIEERQEKIRSLGIEIGENKEFNDLKQGIACKRASELIDFTKTRTLTKEQEELFKEAEELFVEEKCTEAEEKILFEVEKPLEFEDIKEDILEEEKENEMETEEDEIEMETEEDETEE, from the coding sequence ATGAACGAAAAAGAAATTATCAAAAATTTGAAAAAACTAAGAAAAGTCAGACCTGAAAAGGACTGGGTTTTTTCGAATAAAAAAGAGCTTTTAGGAGAAAGCTTGCCTTATTTCCCTATTATGAATGTCTTAAGGAACATATCCGGTAATTTTTTTCTGGTTCATAAGTTTGCTTCCGTTTTTATTCTGATTTTTGCCTCTTTTGCCGGAATGGCAGTTTATGCTCAGAACTCTTTACCCGGAGATGCCTTTTATAGCGTTAAAAAAGCGACAGAAAAGGCCCAGTTTGCTTTTAAAACCGGAGATGAGGTTACTCTTAGCTTTGAGGTAGCTCAAAGGCGACTGGATGATCTAGATAGAGCGGTTAGGACCAATTCTTCAAAAAATCTTGCCCCTTCCATAAACGAGTTTCAGGCAACCGTTTCGGAAGCGGCCAAAAGCATTAAAGTTGCGGAAGTAAAAGATATCAAGGCCGTTAGTAAGAATGTGGAGAAAATTGAAGAAAGACAAGAGAAAATAAGGTCGCTTGGCATAGAAATAGGAGAGAATAAGGAATTTAACGATTTAAAACAGGGAATTGCCTGTAAGAGAGCATCCGAATTGATTGATTTTACAAAAACAAGGACGCTTACAAAAGAGCAGGAAGAATTATTTAAAGAAGCAGAGGAATTGTTTGTGGAAGAAAAATGCACAGAAGCCGAGGAGAAAATACTCTTTGAAGTTGAAAAACCTCTTGAGTTTGAAGACATAAAAGAAGATATTTTAGAAGAAGAGAAAGAGAATGAAATGGAAACAGAAGAGGATGAAATAGAAATGGAAACAGAAGAAGACGAAACGGAAGAATAA
- a CDS encoding sigma-70 family RNA polymerase sigma factor, whose amino-acid sequence MDDLKKQFAKIYDKNVDAIYRFVFFKVNSEEIAQDLTSEAFMKSWQVFQKEGLKIENPRAFVYRTARNLVIDYYRKKARMTAVSIDDISLPEQGQCLEEKIFINSDFEQVKKALQFLREDYQSIITMHYIEGMSSKEISKVMKRSEGAIRVLLHRALNSLKQEIKEA is encoded by the coding sequence ATGGATGATTTAAAGAAACAATTCGCTAAAATATATGATAAGAATGTAGATGCTATCTACAGGTTTGTTTTTTTTAAGGTTAATTCCGAAGAAATAGCCCAGGACTTAACTTCAGAGGCCTTTATGAAAAGTTGGCAGGTATTCCAAAAGGAAGGTCTAAAAATAGAAAATCCCAGAGCTTTTGTTTACCGGACGGCCAGGAATCTTGTCATTGATTATTATAGAAAAAAGGCCAGGATGACAGCGGTTTCTATTGATGATATCTCTTTGCCTGAACAAGGACAATGTCTTGAAGAAAAGATTTTTATAAACTCTGATTTTGAGCAGGTTAAAAAAGCCCTTCAATTTTTAAGAGAGGACTATCAGAGTATTATTACGATGCACTACATCGAAGGAATGTCTTCTAAGGAAATATCAAAAGTAATGAAAAGGTCAGAAGGGGCAATAAGGGTTTTACTGCACAGAGCGCTCAATTCTCTAAAACAGGAAATCAAAGAGGCCTGA
- a CDS encoding DeoR family transcriptional regulator: MDKERIIGLINELYRITSLFPKKEPLRYKMREAADNLLLHFTTFESLNSNNPGSFAGDVKMKTKECLFEIENNFEIINNYFNVTKWQNWASYFNIIALQEKYDLFKKDVKEEIKRIVLEKKITVEKEDKPEKSNHSLSIREKKIMLLLKDKGRAQVNDASKMLPSVAKRTLRRDFLALIEKGLIERMGENNNTYYSLKE; this comes from the coding sequence ATGGATAAAGAAAGGATAATAGGATTAATAAATGAGCTTTATAGAATTACTTCTCTTTTCCCGAAGAAAGAGCCCTTAAGGTATAAAATGAGAGAAGCGGCCGATAACCTGCTTTTGCATTTCACGACTTTTGAATCTTTAAATAGCAACAATCCTGGATCTTTTGCCGGAGATGTAAAAATGAAAACGAAGGAGTGCCTTTTTGAAATAGAAAATAATTTTGAAATTATAAACAATTATTTCAACGTTACAAAATGGCAAAATTGGGCGAGCTATTTTAATATTATCGCTCTTCAGGAAAAATACGATCTTTTCAAAAAAGATGTAAAGGAAGAAATTAAAAGAATAGTTTTAGAAAAAAAGATAACAGTTGAAAAGGAAGATAAGCCAGAAAAAAGCAATCATAGTTTATCGATAAGAGAAAAGAAAATAATGCTTCTTCTTAAAGACAAAGGAAGAGCCCAAGTAAATGATGCGAGCAAGATGCTTCCAAGTGTTGCCAAAAGAACATTGCGCAGAGATTTCTTAGCTTTAATTGAAAAAGGGCTCATAGAAAGAATGGGGGAAAATAACAATACTTATTATTCTTTAAAAGAATAA
- a CDS encoding acylphosphatase, whose product MENKNKVRAHVFFSGRVQRVFFRRTVMLKANLLKITGWIKNLKDGRVEAVFEGEKEKIEKLVKNAGKGNPLIRVDYFELEWEKYSGQYENFKVTY is encoded by the coding sequence ATGGAAAATAAAAATAAAGTTAGAGCGCATGTTTTTTTTTCTGGCCGTGTACAAAGAGTTTTTTTCAGAAGAACCGTTATGCTAAAAGCTAACCTATTAAAGATTACAGGATGGATCAAGAATTTAAAGGACGGCAGAGTAGAGGCCGTTTTTGAAGGCGAGAAGGAAAAAATAGAAAAGCTTGTAAAAAATGCCGGCAAAGGTAATCCTTTAATAAGAGTGGACTATTTTGAACTGGAGTGGGAAAAGTATAGCGGACAATACGAGAATTTTAAAGTTACATATTAA